In the Streptomyces sp. BHT-5-2 genome, one interval contains:
- a CDS encoding lysine N(6)-hydroxylase/L-ornithine N(5)-oxygenase family protein, whose amino-acid sequence MTVPHEPPYDFLAIGLGPFNLGLACLTAPVDELNGLFLDDRPAFDWHPGMMLESSHLQVPFMADLVTLADPTSPFSFLNYLKESGRMYSFYIRENFYPLRAEFNDYCRWAVGKLDTVRFSHKVTTVEYDETAEVYLVHADHHGERRTFRARRLVLGTGTPPHLPDACRDLGGDALHNSGYLDAKAALQAKDSITIIGSGQSAAEIYHDLLQDIDAHGYQLTWATRSPRFFPLEYTKLTLEMTSPEYVDYFHALPPATRDRLNATQKHLYKGIDSELINDIFDLLYQKRLAGPVRTRLLTNTALEDARYDEATGTYTLGLRQEEEGRDFTLATQGLILATGYRYRVPDFLDPVRDRIAWDATGRYDVARNYSIDTTGHGIFVQNAELHTHGFVTPDLGMAAYRNSCIIRELLGREYYPVEKAIAFQEFSAPAGPHDPMGISV is encoded by the coding sequence TTCCTCGACGACCGGCCGGCCTTCGACTGGCACCCCGGCATGATGCTGGAGAGCAGCCACCTCCAGGTCCCGTTCATGGCCGACCTGGTCACCCTCGCCGACCCCACCTCGCCCTTCTCCTTCCTCAACTACCTCAAGGAATCGGGCCGGATGTACTCCTTCTACATCCGCGAGAACTTCTATCCGCTGCGCGCCGAGTTCAACGACTACTGCCGCTGGGCCGTCGGCAAACTCGACACCGTCCGCTTCTCCCACAAGGTCACCACCGTCGAGTACGACGAGACCGCCGAGGTCTACCTCGTCCACGCCGACCACCACGGCGAACGGCGCACCTTCCGGGCCCGCCGGCTGGTCCTGGGCACCGGCACCCCGCCGCACCTCCCCGACGCCTGCCGCGACCTCGGCGGCGACGCCCTGCACAACTCCGGCTACCTCGACGCCAAGGCCGCCCTCCAGGCCAAGGACAGCATCACCATCATCGGCAGCGGCCAGAGCGCCGCCGAGATCTACCACGACCTCCTCCAGGACATCGACGCCCACGGCTACCAGCTGACCTGGGCCACCCGCTCCCCCCGCTTCTTCCCCCTCGAATACACCAAGCTCACCCTGGAGATGACCTCCCCGGAGTACGTGGACTACTTCCACGCCCTCCCCCCGGCCACCCGCGACCGCCTCAACGCCACCCAGAAGCACCTCTACAAGGGCATCGACTCGGAGCTGATCAACGACATCTTCGACCTGCTCTACCAGAAGCGCCTGGCCGGCCCGGTCCGCACCCGCCTGCTCACCAACACCGCGCTGGAAGACGCCCGTTACGACGAGGCCACCGGCACCTACACCCTCGGTCTGCGCCAGGAGGAGGAGGGCCGCGACTTCACCCTCGCCACCCAGGGCCTGATCCTCGCCACCGGCTACCGCTACCGCGTCCCCGACTTCCTCGACCCGGTCCGCGACCGCATCGCCTGGGACGCCACCGGCCGCTACGACGTCGCCCGCAACTACAGCATCGACACCACCGGCCACGGCATCTTCGTGCAGAACGCCGAGCTGCACACCCACGGCTTCGTCACGCCCGACCTCGGCATGGCCGCCTACCGCAACTCCTGCATCATCCGCGAGCTGCTCGGCCGCGAGTACTACCCGGTCGAGAAGGCCATCGCCTTCCAGGAGTTCTCCGCCCCGGCCGGCCCGCACGACCCGATGGGGATATCCGTATGA
- a CDS encoding GNAT family N-acetyltransferase has protein sequence MNTPAFTRTDPALGEFALRPVDPAADAAVLHSWVTHPKAVFWLMQDCDLPAVEKEFARIDADPHHDALLGLHNGAPAFLMERYDPAHRELVGIHAARPGDIGMHFLTAPTDTPVHGFTHAVLTTVMESLFADPDVRRVVVEPDTRNTAVHALNDAVGFEVVRTVSLPAKDALLSTCTRDQFLAARGAHR, from the coding sequence ATGAACACCCCCGCCTTCACCCGCACCGACCCCGCGCTGGGGGAGTTCGCCCTGCGGCCCGTCGACCCCGCCGCCGACGCCGCCGTCCTACACTCCTGGGTCACCCACCCCAAGGCCGTCTTCTGGCTGATGCAGGACTGCGACCTGCCGGCCGTCGAGAAGGAGTTCGCCCGGATCGACGCCGACCCGCACCACGACGCCCTCCTCGGCCTGCACAACGGCGCCCCCGCCTTCCTCATGGAGCGCTACGACCCCGCCCACCGCGAACTCGTCGGCATCCACGCCGCCCGGCCCGGCGACATCGGCATGCACTTCCTGACGGCCCCCACGGACACCCCCGTCCACGGCTTCACCCACGCCGTCCTGACCACCGTCATGGAGAGCCTCTTCGCCGACCCCGACGTCCGCCGCGTGGTCGTCGAACCCGACACCCGCAACACCGCGGTGCACGCCCTCAACGACGCCGTCGGCTTTGAAGTCGTCCGCACCGTCTCGCTGCCCGCCAAAGACGCCCTGCTCAGCACCTGCACCCGCGACCAGTTCCTGGCCGCCCGAGGAGCCCACCGATGA
- a CDS encoding IucA/IucC family siderophore biosynthesis protein: MTTRETPSPTPHQPAQDAVAHLTPELWARANRALVRKALAEFAHERLLTPEPLPEADRYAVHSDDAATAYRFTARRRALDHWQIDPDSITRHRAGTELPLDALDFITELHTSLGLSPDVLPVYLEEISSTLSGTAYKLAGKAPTAAELATDGFQAVETGMTEGHPCFVANNGRLGFGVHEYHAYAPEAAAPLQLVWLAAHRDHSTFTAGAGLDYDTLIEAELPAETRARFTADLTALGLDPDDYHLFPTHPWQWWNKLSVTFAAEVAQRRLVCLGPGDDQYLAQQSIRTFFNTSHPGKHYVKTALSVLNMGFMRGLSASYMEATPAINDWLARLIDADDTFRAARFSIIRERAAIGYHHRQYEAATEKGSAYRKMLAALWRESPVPTLEPGQRLATMASLLHLDRAGDSFAAALIAESGLAPEVWLRRYLDGYLTPVLHAFYAYDLVFMPHGENAILVIEDGAVARVIFKDIAEEIAVMSADAVLPPTVERIRADVPDDKKLLSVFTDVFDCFFRFLGATLADRGVLDEDTFWRTVAATVTDYQAAHPHFADKFAEYDMFAPEFALSCLNRLQLRNNQQMVDLQDPAGALQLIGTLHNPIAPYAP; encoded by the coding sequence ATGACCACCCGGGAAACCCCCTCCCCCACCCCGCACCAGCCCGCCCAGGACGCGGTCGCCCACCTCACCCCCGAGCTGTGGGCCCGCGCCAACCGCGCCCTGGTCCGCAAGGCCCTCGCCGAGTTCGCCCACGAACGCCTCCTGACGCCCGAGCCGCTGCCCGAGGCCGACCGCTACGCCGTCCACAGCGACGACGCCGCCACCGCCTACCGCTTCACCGCCCGCAGACGGGCCCTGGACCACTGGCAGATCGACCCGGACAGCATCACCCGCCACCGCGCCGGCACCGAACTCCCCCTGGACGCCCTGGACTTCATCACCGAGCTCCACACGTCCCTGGGCCTGTCCCCGGACGTCCTCCCGGTCTACCTGGAGGAGATCAGCTCCACCCTCTCCGGCACCGCCTACAAGCTCGCCGGCAAGGCCCCCACCGCCGCCGAACTCGCCACCGACGGCTTCCAGGCCGTCGAGACCGGCATGACCGAGGGCCACCCCTGCTTCGTCGCCAACAACGGCCGCCTCGGCTTCGGCGTCCACGAGTACCATGCCTACGCCCCCGAGGCCGCCGCCCCGCTGCAACTCGTCTGGCTGGCCGCCCACCGCGACCACAGCACCTTCACCGCCGGCGCCGGCCTCGACTACGACACCCTCATCGAGGCCGAACTCCCCGCGGAGACCCGGGCCCGCTTCACCGCCGACCTCACCGCTCTCGGCCTCGACCCCGACGACTACCACCTCTTCCCCACCCACCCCTGGCAGTGGTGGAACAAGCTCTCCGTCACCTTCGCCGCCGAGGTCGCCCAGCGCCGCCTGGTCTGCCTGGGCCCCGGCGACGACCAGTACCTCGCCCAGCAGTCCATCCGCACCTTCTTCAACACCAGCCACCCCGGCAAGCACTACGTCAAAACGGCCCTCTCGGTCCTCAACATGGGCTTCATGCGCGGCCTTTCCGCCTCGTACATGGAGGCCACCCCGGCCATCAACGACTGGCTGGCCCGCCTGATCGACGCCGACGACACCTTCCGGGCCGCCCGCTTCTCGATCATCCGCGAGCGCGCCGCCATCGGCTACCACCACCGCCAGTACGAGGCCGCCACCGAGAAGGGCTCCGCCTACCGCAAGATGCTCGCCGCCCTCTGGCGCGAGAGCCCGGTCCCCACCCTCGAACCGGGCCAGCGGCTGGCGACCATGGCCTCCCTCCTCCACCTCGACCGCGCCGGCGACTCCTTCGCCGCCGCCCTGATCGCCGAGTCCGGCCTGGCCCCCGAGGTCTGGCTGCGCCGCTACCTCGACGGCTACCTCACCCCGGTCCTGCACGCCTTCTACGCCTACGACCTGGTCTTCATGCCGCACGGCGAGAACGCCATCCTCGTCATCGAGGACGGCGCGGTGGCCCGCGTGATCTTCAAGGACATCGCCGAGGAGATCGCCGTGATGTCCGCCGACGCGGTCCTCCCGCCGACCGTCGAACGCATCCGCGCCGACGTCCCCGACGACAAGAAGCTGCTCTCCGTCTTCACCGACGTCTTCGACTGCTTCTTCCGCTTCCTCGGCGCCACCCTCGCCGACCGCGGCGTCCTGGACGAGGACACCTTCTGGCGCACCGTCGCCGCCACCGTCACCGACTACCAGGCGGCCCACCCCCACTTCGCCGACAAGTTCGCCGAGTACGACATGTTCGCCCCCGAGTTCGCCCTCTCCTGCCTCAACCGCCTCCAGCTGCGCAACAACCAGCAGATGGTCGACCTCCAGGACCCGGCCGGCGCCCTCCAGCTCATCGGCACCCTCCACAACCCCATCGCCCCCTACGCCCCCTGA
- a CDS encoding DNA-3-methyladenine glycosylase: MTDVPDRTPLPREFFDRSVLEVAPDLLGRTLVRHSPAGPIELRLTEVEAYDGESDPGSHAFRGRTARNATMYGPPGHAYVYFIYGMWFSINLVCGPEGRAGAVLLRAGEILTGTPLAVGRRPKARNTDELAKGPARLATALDIDRTLDGIDVCGTDHSPITILQGTPARRDLVRNGPRTGVGGDGADHPWRYWIDGDPTVSRYRPHVPRRRSAPTA, encoded by the coding sequence ATGACGGACGTACCGGACCGCACCCCCCTCCCGCGCGAATTCTTCGACCGCTCCGTTCTGGAAGTCGCCCCGGATCTCCTGGGCCGCACCCTGGTACGCCACAGCCCCGCCGGCCCGATCGAGCTCCGCCTCACCGAGGTCGAGGCGTACGACGGCGAGTCCGACCCGGGCTCCCACGCCTTCCGGGGCCGCACCGCCCGCAACGCCACGATGTACGGCCCGCCCGGTCACGCCTACGTCTACTTCATCTACGGCATGTGGTTCAGCATCAACCTCGTCTGCGGCCCCGAGGGCAGGGCCGGCGCCGTGCTGCTGCGCGCCGGCGAGATCCTCACCGGTACGCCGCTCGCCGTCGGCCGCCGCCCCAAGGCCCGCAACACCGACGAACTGGCCAAGGGCCCCGCCCGGCTGGCCACCGCCCTCGACATCGACCGCACCCTGGACGGCATCGACGTCTGCGGCACCGACCACAGCCCGATCACGATCCTCCAGGGCACCCCGGCCCGCCGCGACCTGGTGCGCAACGGCCCCCGCACCGGCGTCGGCGGCGACGGCGCCGACCATCCGTGGCGCTACTGGATCGACGGCGACCCCACCGTCAGTCGCTACCGCCCCCACGTGCCCAGGCGGCGCAGCGCCCCGACTGCTTGA